From Nicotiana tabacum cultivar K326 chromosome 15, ASM71507v2, whole genome shotgun sequence, the proteins below share one genomic window:
- the LOC107811505 gene encoding photosystem II 5 kDa protein, chloroplastic-like: MASMTMTTSLAGGSVAALTKVPAANRRGVVMAKASSKVPFEGENVVMSYKKESNNSGRRELFFAMAAVAASSVAKAAMADEEPKRGSPEAKKKYYQVCVTNPTARICRNAN; the protein is encoded by the coding sequence ATGGCTTCAATGACAATGACAACCTCCTTGGCAGGCGGCTCCGTCGCGGCCTTGACCAAAGTCCCGGCCGCGAACCGCCGCGGGGTTGTCATGGCGAAGGCAAGCTCAAAGGTGCCATTTGAGGGAGAAAATGTTGTAATGAGCTACAAGAAAGAGAGCAACAACAGTGGCCGGAGAGAGTTGTTCTTCGCCATGGCGGCTGTTGCCGCTAGCTCAGTGGCAAAGGCCGCCATGGCCGACGAGGAGCCGAAGCGCGGCTCCCCGGAAGCCAAGAAGAAGTACTATCAAGTTTGTGTTACAAATCCAACTGCTAGAATTTGCCGCAACGCAAATTAA